A genomic segment from Flavobacterium inviolabile encodes:
- a CDS encoding T9SS type A sorting domain-containing protein: MKRILLIASLSLTTLLNAQSYAPAAGVAGTTAIPGNSSQFVGWATGATVVRGPQNITNPTGPLATVGTADDATGPANGSAIVSLGDGGSAVMTFATPIANGPGFDFAVFENSFSDTFLELAFVEVSSDGINFFRFPSHSETQTTTQIGGFGNLDCRYINNLAGKYRANFGTPFDLSDIPNDPLLNKDRITHVKVIDVIGTIDPVYATHDSHGNIINEPYATPFASGGFDLDAVGVINQSTLGIHDFDTTAFRMYPNPASDVVYLESDEATTVVIYDLYGRVVKSLNKGNHNQIPVSGLASGTYMIEVATTGRKEIKKLIIR, encoded by the coding sequence ATGAAAAGAATATTACTTATCGCTTCTTTAAGCCTTACGACTCTTCTTAACGCACAATCCTATGCACCGGCAGCGGGTGTAGCCGGAACGACTGCTATTCCGGGTAACAGCTCCCAGTTTGTTGGCTGGGCTACCGGAGCTACGGTAGTTCGCGGACCGCAGAATATTACCAATCCTACCGGGCCTTTGGCTACTGTGGGAACTGCTGACGATGCTACCGGACCGGCTAACGGCAGTGCTATTGTCAGTCTGGGTGACGGCGGTAGTGCCGTGATGACTTTTGCTACGCCAATTGCAAACGGACCAGGATTTGATTTTGCTGTTTTTGAAAATAGTTTTTCCGATACCTTTTTAGAATTGGCTTTTGTTGAGGTAAGTTCAGACGGAATTAATTTTTTCAGATTCCCGTCGCATAGCGAAACGCAAACCACCACACAGATCGGCGGTTTCGGAAACCTGGATTGCCGTTACATTAACAACCTGGCAGGAAAGTACCGTGCAAACTTCGGGACACCTTTCGATCTATCCGATATTCCAAATGACCCGTTATTGAATAAAGACAGAATTACCCATGTAAAAGTAATCGATGTGATCGGTACGATCGATCCGGTATATGCAACACACGACAGCCATGGGAATATTATCAACGAACCGTATGCAACGCCGTTTGCATCCGGAGGATTTGACCTGGATGCTGTGGGGGTAATCAATCAGAGTACTTTAGGAATCCATGATTTCGATACCACGGCATTCCGTATGTATCCTAATCCGGCAAGTGATGTTGTTTATCTGGAATCGGATGAAGCAACTACGGTAGTGATTTACGATCTTTACGGACGTGTTGTTAAAAGCCTGAACAAAGGAAACCACAACCAGATACCGGTATCGGGTTTAGCTTCCGGAACATATATGATTGAAGTGGCAACAACCGGCAGAAAAGAAATAAAAAAGCTGATAATCAGATAA
- a CDS encoding RNA polymerase sigma factor: MNQQEFIKLISPFKDKLFRMAKRLLVSTEEAEDATQEVLVKLWKNNNVLSSYSSVEAFAMTMTKNYCLDQLKSKRASNLQIVHSNYSDGTANVQKQLEDKDSWDWVEKIMETLPEQQRLILQMREVEEYEFSEIAKIMDMNETAVRVALSRARKIIREQLVKKHNYGIQFN, from the coding sequence ATGAACCAACAGGAGTTTATAAAATTGATTTCTCCTTTTAAAGACAAATTGTTTCGGATGGCGAAACGTTTGCTTGTGAGTACTGAAGAAGCCGAAGATGCTACTCAGGAAGTTTTGGTGAAATTATGGAAAAATAACAATGTACTGTCGAGTTATTCCAGTGTTGAAGCTTTTGCAATGACGATGACCAAAAACTACTGTCTTGACCAGTTAAAGTCAAAAAGGGCCTCAAATTTGCAAATCGTACATAGCAATTACTCGGACGGAACGGCAAATGTTCAAAAACAACTTGAAGATAAAGACAGCTGGGACTGGGTGGAAAAAATAATGGAAACATTACCCGAGCAGCAGCGGCTTATTCTTCAAATGAGAGAAGTAGAGGAATATGAATTCTCGGAAATCGCCAAAATCATGGATATGAATGAAACAGCAGTGCGGGTGGCATTATCGAGAGCAAGGAAAATAATAAGAGAACAATTGGTTAAAAAACACAATTATGGAATTCAATTCAATTAA
- a CDS encoding DUF4252 domain-containing protein, with protein MKAIIKKIVFTLVLAVLPSMIFAQSAFEKFADQDDVTSVVVNKKMFEMMSKVKVDTSDKQTQGYISLLKKLDNLKVYTTTSAKPASEMRASVASYLKSNPLEELMRVNDNGKNVKIYVKSGATSSQIKELLMYIEGGNGKGNETVLMSLTGNFDLDEISALTEKMKLPGGESLKKASQK; from the coding sequence ATGAAAGCAATTATAAAGAAAATAGTATTCACTTTAGTTTTAGCAGTATTACCAAGCATGATTTTTGCCCAATCGGCTTTTGAAAAATTTGCCGATCAGGACGATGTTACTTCGGTAGTTGTCAACAAAAAGATGTTTGAAATGATGAGTAAAGTGAAAGTAGATACTTCGGACAAGCAAACACAGGGATATATCAGTTTACTTAAAAAACTGGATAACCTGAAAGTGTACACAACAACAAGTGCAAAACCGGCTTCGGAAATGAGAGCCAGTGTAGCATCCTATTTGAAATCCAATCCTCTTGAAGAATTAATGAGAGTGAATGATAATGGTAAAAATGTTAAGATCTACGTAAAATCAGGAGCAACCAGCAGCCAGATAAAAGAGCTTTTAATGTATATTGAAGGCGGAAACGGAAAAGGAAACGAAACCGTATTGATGTCACTGACCGGTAACTTTGATTTAGACGAAATATCAGCTTTAACAGAAAAGATGAAACTTCCCGGAGGAGAATCTTTAAAGAAAGCGTCACAGAAATAA
- a CDS encoding DUF4252 domain-containing protein has translation MKKLGLIAGMLALVLTSCDSHPSLQKYFVENSNNKEFIAVDIAPSFINVDKVALSDEEKAALKSFKKMNVLAFKADGKNQKEFETERAKVNTLLKDESYQELIKMGSGKEGGAIYFVGDTDHVSEFVLYGNKSDQGFAVVRILGDDMNPNHVMSLVGLLKKGNLDLDQLAPLKELMPKEQK, from the coding sequence ATGAAAAAATTAGGACTAATAGCAGGAATGCTTGCGCTTGTACTGACAAGTTGCGACAGTCATCCGTCTTTACAGAAGTATTTTGTAGAGAATTCCAACAATAAAGAGTTTATCGCTGTTGATATTGCTCCCAGTTTTATAAATGTTGATAAGGTTGCCTTGTCCGATGAGGAAAAAGCAGCTTTAAAGTCGTTTAAAAAAATGAATGTACTGGCTTTTAAAGCAGATGGCAAAAACCAGAAAGAATTTGAAACGGAGCGTGCTAAAGTGAATACCCTTTTAAAGGATGAAAGCTATCAGGAGCTGATTAAAATGGGTTCCGGAAAAGAAGGAGGCGCTATTTATTTCGTAGGGGATACAGACCACGTTAGTGAGTTTGTACTGTACGGAAATAAAAGCGATCAGGGATTTGCAGTGGTCCGTATTTTAGGTGACGATATGAATCCTAATCATGTTATGTCGCTGGTAGGTCTTCTTAAAAAAGGAAATTTAGATCTGGATCAGTTAGCACCATTAAAAGAATTGATGCCCAAAGAGCAAAAATAA
- a CDS encoding PepSY-associated TM helix domain-containing protein has product MTKKKKNTFKQWIGKVHLWLGLASGIIVLLLSVTGCIYVFNDEITTLIRKEAIYVTDKAEKTIPVSQLWESTAKQMGERIRSASVITYTDPDKAWVFRTFKRSDKPDSVFYFGNIDYYQSIYVSPYTGKILGVYDETTDFFNIVKFLHWSLLFETEIGQPVIGWGTFIFVIMLITGIILWWPKNKAARKQRVWFQWKATTQWKRKNYDLHNILGFYIASIAIIIAFTGMVWAFTWFQAIVYVAGSGTTTPPDVKTATSKVVKGNTDAAIDSVYMVTKSKYPAASAYSISKPADSTGAVNVYVQVVDGAYYINHSLQFDQYTGKLLLERKHDEKNFGEKLITANYDIHVGAILGIPGKIIAFIACFICGMLPVTGFLIWYGRNFKKK; this is encoded by the coding sequence ATGACTAAAAAAAAGAAAAATACTTTTAAACAGTGGATTGGAAAAGTCCATTTATGGCTGGGACTGGCTTCCGGCATTATCGTTCTTTTACTTTCCGTTACCGGCTGCATTTATGTTTTTAATGATGAGATAACCACGCTTATCCGAAAAGAGGCTATTTATGTAACGGACAAAGCGGAAAAAACCATCCCCGTTAGTCAATTATGGGAATCAACGGCAAAACAAATGGGAGAACGCATCCGGTCGGCTTCGGTAATTACTTATACCGATCCGGACAAAGCCTGGGTTTTCCGTACGTTTAAAAGAAGTGACAAACCGGATTCTGTTTTTTATTTCGGGAATATCGATTATTATCAGTCCATCTATGTCAGCCCTTATACCGGGAAGATTTTGGGTGTTTATGATGAAACAACCGACTTTTTCAATATTGTAAAGTTTCTTCACTGGAGCCTGTTGTTTGAAACCGAAATCGGTCAGCCCGTTATCGGGTGGGGAACCTTTATTTTCGTGATCATGCTGATAACCGGTATTATTTTGTGGTGGCCCAAAAACAAAGCCGCCCGGAAGCAGCGTGTCTGGTTCCAATGGAAAGCCACAACACAATGGAAGCGCAAGAATTATGACCTGCACAACATTCTCGGTTTTTACATTGCCTCAATAGCCATTATCATTGCTTTTACCGGAATGGTCTGGGCATTCACCTGGTTTCAGGCCATTGTTTATGTAGCCGGATCCGGCACAACAACGCCACCGGATGTTAAAACAGCCACCTCAAAAGTGGTAAAAGGAAATACCGATGCCGCTATAGACAGTGTTTACATGGTGACCAAAAGCAAATATCCGGCCGCAAGCGCCTACAGCATCAGCAAACCGGCCGACAGTACCGGTGCGGTAAATGTGTATGTTCAGGTAGTGGATGGTGCTTATTACATCAACCACAGTTTGCAGTTTGATCAATATACCGGTAAACTGCTGCTGGAAAGAAAACACGATGAAAAAAACTTCGGAGAGAAACTCATTACTGCCAACTATGACATTCATGTGGGCGCTATACTGGGAATACCCGGAAAGATAATCGCCTTTATTGCCTGTTTTATTTGTGGCATGCTGCCCGTAACAGGATTCCTGATCTGGTACGGCAGGAATTTTAAAAAGAAATAA
- a CDS encoding DUF4198 domain-containing protein — MKNLFLITALLVMGLSKSFAHFMWIETNATGKINTSQEVRVYFGEYGHDVREKVGSDTFNKMQAFTLWAIAPNGEKTKLTVTPADLYYKAAFTPKTNGTYTFVLDNDKIEVIDFTKYNFGIFKTHYHATAKTEVGSGYTASASANPNGLSISDISKKQVGLNGEITLKITYKNEPFAEKEIDLFIPNQWSRKVKTNKEGIITFKAPYKTQYLVEATHKEETPGTYNNKEYQFIWHSATYAIPF, encoded by the coding sequence ATGAAAAATTTATTCCTGATTACCGCCCTGTTAGTGATGGGACTTAGCAAAAGCTTTGCTCATTTTATGTGGATTGAAACCAATGCCACCGGAAAAATCAATACTTCCCAGGAAGTACGGGTTTACTTTGGCGAATACGGTCATGATGTCCGTGAAAAAGTAGGAAGCGATACTTTTAACAAAATGCAGGCTTTCACACTTTGGGCAATCGCTCCGAATGGCGAAAAAACAAAACTGACCGTTACACCTGCCGATCTGTATTACAAAGCGGCTTTTACCCCTAAAACAAACGGTACCTACACTTTTGTACTGGATAACGACAAAATTGAGGTGATTGACTTTACGAAATACAACTTCGGTATTTTTAAAACCCATTACCATGCTACGGCAAAAACAGAAGTTGGTTCCGGTTATACCGCTTCGGCTTCGGCAAATCCGAACGGATTATCCATCAGTGATATTTCTAAAAAACAAGTAGGTTTAAACGGGGAGATCACATTGAAAATAACCTATAAAAATGAGCCTTTTGCAGAAAAGGAAATCGATTTGTTTATTCCCAACCAATGGTCGAGAAAAGTAAAGACCAATAAAGAAGGGATCATCACTTTTAAAGCGCCTTACAAAACACAATACCTTGTTGAAGCGACCCATAAAGAGGAAACTCCGGGTACATACAACAACAAAGAGTATCAGTTTATCTGGCACAGTGCTACCTACGCCATTCCGTTTTAA
- a CDS encoding TonB-dependent receptor has translation MNRQLVVFLLSFFSMISFAQNRGTVKGNIVNESGVPIPNASITVLKTTNGTSTNNLGEYSIPNLPYGNYTLRFSMVGYQKSETKITVNSEVTTVPVWVIKETVNELDDVVINEKKTNKFTKRVSATVSKMPLKDIENPQVYVSVPAELLKEQVVTNFNDALKNATGVTRLWESTGRGGDGAQYFSMRGFSVQPSMLNGLPYINNGTLDLANTESIEVIKGPSGTLYGSSLISYGGLINVVTKKPYETFGGELAYNAGTYGLNRITADVNTPLGKNNDVFFRVNAAYTTNDSFQDAGFSKSLFVAPSITYKASDKLTFMINTEFFSSEGSYAPMLFLNRNLPLSFNSIDLFDKNYKNSFTSNDLSIKNPNFSLQAQMLYKISDSWTSQTALSRSTSKSDGYYSYLFDRGNGNEFDRYITKLNAESFGTDIQQNFIGDFKIAGLRNRMVVGLDYYNSIMKDNSTGWVGLGFVSLADGSDTGNTTRPSVDNALAASPVTKSTAETETYAAYISDVINITPTLSAMGSLRVDHFVGQVDNEKKGQTALSPKFGLLYQPLKDKLSVFANYMNGFKNILPQAITNQTTQEREGYRTFDPEKANQMEFGVKSSFFNNKLSATVSYYDIKVSNIVMNVGNGPATYTQGGEVTSKGVEVSVVANPVEGLNLIAGFSKNDSEVTKDLDTAGYIGMRPESAGPETLVNFWANYTFNEGSIKGFGFGFGGNYASEQKTLNRSNIGTFSLPSYTIVNSSLSYSTEKFHIILKMNNITNEKYYSGWSTVSPQALRSITAGLTYKF, from the coding sequence ATGAACAGACAATTAGTCGTGTTTTTGTTGAGCTTCTTCTCAATGATTTCATTTGCTCAAAACAGGGGAACCGTTAAAGGAAATATCGTTAATGAATCCGGAGTTCCCATTCCAAATGCAAGTATAACCGTTTTAAAAACCACTAACGGCACTTCCACCAACAATCTCGGAGAATACTCCATCCCCAATCTTCCCTACGGTAACTACACACTACGATTCTCAATGGTAGGTTACCAAAAATCAGAAACAAAAATCACGGTCAATTCAGAAGTAACGACAGTACCTGTATGGGTAATTAAAGAAACCGTTAATGAACTGGATGATGTGGTTATTAATGAAAAGAAAACGAACAAGTTCACAAAAAGAGTCAGTGCGACCGTTTCGAAAATGCCTTTAAAAGATATTGAAAACCCGCAGGTTTATGTATCAGTTCCGGCAGAATTGTTAAAAGAACAGGTGGTTACCAACTTTAACGATGCTTTAAAAAATGCAACCGGTGTTACCCGTTTATGGGAATCTACAGGTCGTGGCGGTGACGGAGCGCAATACTTCTCAATGAGAGGTTTCTCTGTACAGCCGAGCATGTTAAACGGATTGCCGTATATTAACAACGGTACTCTGGATCTGGCAAACACCGAAAGTATTGAAGTAATCAAAGGCCCATCCGGAACATTGTACGGAAGCAGCCTGATTTCTTACGGCGGTTTGATTAATGTGGTTACCAAAAAACCGTATGAAACTTTTGGCGGAGAATTGGCCTACAATGCCGGTACTTACGGATTAAACAGAATTACAGCCGATGTTAATACGCCGCTTGGCAAAAACAACGATGTATTTTTCAGAGTCAATGCCGCTTATACGACTAACGACAGTTTTCAGGATGCCGGTTTTTCGAAATCATTATTCGTAGCCCCTTCAATAACGTATAAAGCGTCAGACAAACTAACGTTTATGATCAACACAGAGTTCTTCAGTTCTGAAGGTTCTTATGCGCCTATGTTGTTCTTAAACCGTAATTTACCGTTATCATTCAACAGTATCGATCTATTTGACAAGAATTATAAAAATTCATTTACGTCAAATGACCTTTCCATCAAGAATCCGAATTTTAGCTTACAGGCACAAATGCTGTACAAAATATCCGATTCATGGACTTCACAGACTGCTTTATCCAGAAGTACTTCAAAATCGGACGGATATTACTCGTATTTATTTGACAGAGGTAACGGAAATGAATTCGATCGTTATATCACCAAGCTAAATGCAGAATCATTCGGTACGGATATTCAGCAAAACTTTATCGGAGACTTCAAAATTGCAGGTTTACGAAACAGAATGGTTGTTGGTCTGGATTACTATAACAGCATTATGAAAGACAACAGTACCGGCTGGGTAGGATTAGGTTTTGTATCGTTAGCAGATGGCAGCGATACCGGAAACACCACCCGTCCGTCTGTAGACAATGCTTTGGCTGCCTCACCGGTTACGAAATCGACAGCAGAAACAGAAACCTATGCTGCCTATATTTCCGATGTTATCAATATTACCCCTACATTATCGGCTATGGGTAGTTTACGTGTGGATCATTTTGTGGGTCAGGTAGACAATGAAAAGAAAGGGCAAACGGCTTTATCGCCTAAATTCGGTTTATTATACCAGCCGTTAAAAGATAAACTATCCGTTTTTGCAAACTATATGAATGGTTTCAAAAACATTTTGCCACAGGCAATCACCAACCAGACAACTCAGGAAAGAGAAGGTTACAGAACGTTTGATCCGGAAAAAGCCAACCAGATGGAATTTGGTGTAAAATCAAGTTTCTTCAACAACAAATTGAGCGCTACCGTAAGTTACTATGATATTAAAGTAAGCAATATCGTGATGAATGTTGGTAACGGTCCTGCTACCTATACACAAGGTGGTGAGGTAACCAGCAAAGGTGTTGAAGTGAGTGTTGTAGCCAACCCGGTTGAAGGATTGAACCTTATTGCCGGTTTCAGTAAAAACGATTCGGAAGTAACCAAAGATTTGGATACAGCAGGTTATATCGGAATGCGTCCGGAAAGTGCCGGTCCGGAAACACTGGTTAACTTCTGGGCAAACTATACGTTTAACGAAGGCAGCATCAAAGGTTTCGGTTTCGGTTTCGGAGGAAACTATGCGAGTGAGCAGAAAACCCTGAACAGATCCAACATTGGTACTTTCAGCTTACCAAGCTACACGATCGTAAATTCCTCTTTATCATACAGCACCGAGAAATTCCACATCATTTTAAAGATGAATAATATTACCAACGAAAAATATTATTCAGGATGGTCAACGGTTAGTCCGCAGGCATTGCGTTCCATTACAGCCGGATTAACCTATAAATTTTAA
- a CDS encoding MerR family transcriptional regulator: MNIIKNLFSIKDLENLSGVKAHTIRIWEKRYDILQPMRTDTNIRYYDTVHLQKLLNISLLHHHGYKISEIAVLSDNALNTLVKETASDKSAQNHAVNAFKMAMMSFNQQLFIETYNNLITHKTFKEIFYEAFLPLLSELGLLWQTETITPAHEHFISHLIRLKLLRNTELIQANEPTRKDRVFILFLPLNEIHELGLLYVNYELLRHGYQTLYLGESIPKENLSEIFKHFENVTFVCYSTVEPKKEQLNDYIASLENELLQKANSKLWLLGSATAFINPKNISSKVVLINSLQKLELYL, encoded by the coding sequence ATGAACATTATTAAAAACCTGTTCAGTATTAAAGACCTTGAAAATCTTTCAGGAGTAAAAGCCCACACAATCAGAATATGGGAAAAAAGATACGATATCTTACAACCCATGAGAACCGATACCAATATCCGCTATTACGACACTGTTCATCTTCAAAAACTGTTAAACATTTCTTTACTGCACCATCACGGTTATAAAATTTCGGAAATAGCAGTACTTTCCGACAACGCTTTAAACACTCTGGTTAAAGAAACCGCATCGGATAAAAGTGCTCAAAACCATGCAGTGAATGCCTTTAAAATGGCAATGATGAGCTTTAATCAGCAATTATTCATCGAAACCTACAACAACCTGATTACGCACAAAACCTTTAAAGAAATCTTCTATGAAGCTTTCCTCCCGCTATTGAGTGAACTGGGTCTGCTATGGCAAACCGAAACCATCACGCCGGCTCATGAACATTTTATCAGTCATTTGATCCGGCTGAAACTGCTTCGCAATACCGAACTGATACAGGCCAATGAACCGACCCGAAAGGATCGTGTTTTTATCCTCTTTTTACCATTGAATGAAATTCATGAATTGGGATTGCTCTATGTGAATTATGAACTTTTACGACACGGATACCAAACCCTATATTTGGGCGAAAGCATTCCCAAAGAAAACCTGTCCGAAATATTCAAACACTTTGAAAACGTCACCTTTGTGTGCTATTCCACTGTAGAACCCAAAAAGGAACAATTAAACGATTATATAGCTTCACTGGAAAATGAATTGTTGCAGAAAGCAAACAGCAAATTATGGTTACTGGGTTCTGCTACGGCTTTTATTAACCCCAAAAATATCTCTTCAAAAGTCGTCTTAATCAATTCGCTGCAAAAACTGGAACTTTACCTGTAA
- a CDS encoding serine hydrolase domain-containing protein produces the protein MIFKQTKYTLLPSLLLIVCFFSCQQQDKHRQIDAVIKDFHTQGAFNGAILVAQNGTVVYDTVIGLADFTTKKDLQPDSPFYLASLSKQFTAMGIMLLAQKQLLNYDDPVSKYLPELPEYAKSITIRNLLNHTSGLKDYFESPSLIKPGLTNQQVFHWLQNEKKLNFAPGEKYEYSNTGYLLLSLIIEKVSSKPFALFMKESIFDPLKMEHTQVFEANTTAIKNRAAGFDKNSKPDDYNILTTGDGGIFATTHDLFIWDQALSSNRLLKDTVLEEAFTKPRLNNGTYSDYGFGWNIIEDDTKKVVFHTGGLNGYRTMIWRDLDKKITIILLTNNGDALQMWPVTNAVLAIMGGKKYVE, from the coding sequence ATGATTTTCAAACAAACCAAATACACCTTACTACCATCCCTACTGTTAATCGTGTGCTTTTTTTCCTGCCAACAGCAAGACAAACACCGGCAGATTGATGCGGTTATAAAAGATTTCCATACTCAGGGTGCTTTTAACGGTGCTATACTGGTTGCCCAGAACGGTACGGTTGTTTACGATACCGTTATCGGATTGGCCGACTTTACCACCAAAAAAGACTTACAGCCGGACAGTCCTTTTTACCTGGCATCCTTATCCAAACAATTTACTGCCATGGGCATTATGCTGTTAGCGCAAAAACAACTGTTAAACTATGACGATCCCGTTTCAAAATACCTGCCGGAACTGCCGGAGTATGCAAAATCGATAACCATCCGGAATCTGCTGAATCACACATCCGGATTAAAGGATTATTTCGAATCCCCGAGTTTAATCAAACCGGGACTGACCAATCAGCAGGTATTCCATTGGCTGCAAAATGAAAAAAAGCTGAATTTTGCTCCCGGTGAAAAATACGAATACAGCAATACCGGCTACCTGTTATTATCGTTAATAATAGAAAAAGTGAGTTCCAAACCATTCGCCCTGTTTATGAAAGAATCCATCTTCGATCCGCTAAAAATGGAACACACACAAGTATTTGAAGCTAATACCACAGCAATTAAAAACAGGGCTGCCGGCTTTGACAAAAACAGCAAACCGGACGATTACAACATCCTGACTACCGGCGACGGCGGAATTTTCGCCACCACACACGATTTATTTATCTGGGATCAGGCCTTATCCAGCAATCGGTTATTAAAAGATACGGTACTCGAAGAAGCGTTTACAAAACCCAGACTAAACAACGGTACTTATTCCGATTACGGATTTGGCTGGAATATTATTGAAGACGACACTAAAAAAGTGGTTTTTCATACCGGCGGACTAAACGGCTACCGAACAATGATCTGGAGAGATCTGGATAAAAAAATCACGATCATCCTGCTGACCAATAATGGTGATGCCCTTCAAATGTGGCCGGTTACCAATGCTGTATTAGCAATAATGGGCGGTAAAAAATATGTAGAATAA
- a CDS encoding oxidoreductase, which yields MGKVILITGASSGMGKETAKKLISEGHTVYTVARRIDQMQDIGQIGGHPIMMDVTDEADIDNVVNTIIRKEGRIDVLWNNAGFGLYGSVEDVPLDEARKQFEVNVFGMAAMTQKVVPYMRKAGQGTIINTSSMGGKMYFPMGAWYHASKHAVEGLSDCLRLELKQFNINVVVLEPGFIATEFGSVLLDGFAKIRKDSAYRQMMNKIEDGTRKAAEGNGSSKPAVIANAVTKIINSKKPKTRYRVGKFAKPMVWMRTYLGDKLFDKIVMSQL from the coding sequence ATGGGAAAAGTAATCTTAATTACCGGAGCAAGTTCCGGAATGGGAAAAGAAACTGCAAAGAAACTTATCAGCGAAGGCCATACGGTTTATACAGTAGCCCGAAGAATCGACCAGATGCAGGACATCGGACAAATTGGCGGTCATCCAATAATGATGGATGTAACCGATGAAGCGGACATTGACAATGTAGTCAATACGATTATCCGAAAAGAAGGGAGAATAGATGTGCTTTGGAACAATGCGGGTTTTGGTTTGTATGGTTCGGTTGAAGATGTTCCCTTAGACGAAGCCCGAAAACAATTTGAGGTCAATGTTTTTGGGATGGCTGCAATGACGCAGAAAGTGGTTCCTTATATGCGTAAAGCCGGGCAGGGGACCATTATCAACACATCTTCAATGGGCGGGAAAATGTATTTCCCAATGGGAGCCTGGTACCATGCAAGCAAACATGCAGTAGAAGGTTTGAGCGATTGTTTGCGGTTAGAGCTGAAACAGTTCAATATTAACGTCGTGGTGCTGGAACCCGGTTTTATAGCTACGGAATTTGGATCGGTATTGCTGGATGGGTTTGCAAAGATTAGAAAGGACAGTGCTTACAGGCAGATGATGAACAAGATTGAAGACGGTACCCGTAAAGCGGCGGAAGGGAACGGTTCTTCCAAACCGGCAGTTATTGCTAATGCGGTAACCAAAATAATAAACAGTAAAAAGCCCAAAACAAGATACAGGGTTGGGAAATTTGCCAAACCTATGGTGTGGATGAGGACATATCTGGGAGATAAGCTGTTCGATAAAATCGTAATGAGTCAGTTATAA
- a CDS encoding DUF2147 domain-containing protein has product MKTIKIIFILVLAFAGKTFAQTGADAILGKWESDKKDVKLEIFKQGDQYYGKYLWGNQIVENDGVTSKKDSRNPDPKLRTRDVIGITSLTNLKWDGEAYVDGKIYNAPSGDTYSCKAWIKNEKMYLRGFMGVSFLGKTATFHRIK; this is encoded by the coding sequence ATGAAAACAATAAAGATCATATTTATACTAGTACTGGCATTTGCCGGGAAAACATTTGCACAGACCGGAGCGGACGCTATTTTGGGAAAATGGGAATCGGATAAGAAAGATGTAAAACTGGAAATCTTTAAACAGGGAGATCAATATTATGGAAAATACCTGTGGGGTAACCAGATTGTAGAAAATGATGGAGTTACCTCAAAGAAAGATAGCCGGAATCCTGATCCGAAACTTCGGACAAGGGATGTAATCGGGATTACCAGTCTGACGAATCTCAAATGGGACGGGGAAGCGTATGTGGACGGGAAAATATACAATGCACCAAGTGGCGATACCTATAGCTGTAAAGCCTGGATTAAAAATGAAAAAATGTACCTGCGTGGCTTTATGGGAGTTTCCTTTTTAGGGAAGACCGCTACATTTCACAGAATAAAATAA